Proteins co-encoded in one Corylus avellana chromosome ca9, CavTom2PMs-1.0 genomic window:
- the LOC132191286 gene encoding insulin-degrading enzyme-like 1, peroxisomal codes for MAVGKEGVEIVKARTDNREYRRIVLKNSLEVLLISDPDTDKCAASMDVGVGSFSDPKGLEGLAHFLGEFCVLTLLRYYFTVVV; via the exons ATGGCGGTTGGAAAGGAAGGGGTGGAGATAGTGAAGGCGCGCACGGACAATAGGGAGTACAGGAGGATCGTCCTCAAGAACTCCCTCGAGGTCCTCCTCATCAGCGATCCCGACACCGACAAG TGTGCTGCTTCCATGGATGTGGGCGTGGGCTCTTTTAGCGACCCCAAAGGCCTCGAGGGACTCGCCCATTTTCTCGGtgaattttgtgttttgacTCTTTTGAGATATTATTTTACAGTAGTAGTATAG
- the LOC132161780 gene encoding protein DUF642 L-GALACTONO-1,4-LACTONE-RESPONSIVE GENE 2-like gives MALFLSLCLVFFFSLCNIGSASPATTLHLDGLLPNGDFEESPAKANLKKTVIVGKYSLPKWEINGLVEYVSGGPQPGGFFFAIPRGVHAARLGNEASISQNVTVNVGSIYSLTFGATRTCAQDEVLMVSVPGQSAELSIQTIYDSQGGDTYAWAFKATSKVVKVTFHNPGVQEDPSCGPLLDAIAIKELPPLMYTKGSLVKNGGFEIGPHVFKNFSTGILLPPKQLDQISPLPGWIIESLKPVKFIDKKHFFVPSGLAAVELVAGRESAIAQIIRTFPDKFYNLTFTIGDAKNACHGSMMVEAFAAKQTLKVPYVSRGKGGFVSASFKFQAISARTRITFFSAYYHTRLHDYGHMCGPVLDNVRVFPVY, from the exons ATGGcattgtttctttctctttgtcttgtgtttttcttctctctttgcaATATTGGTTCTGCTTCTCCAGCTACCACTCTGCATCTCGATG GGCTGCTCCCAAACGGGGACTTTGAAGAATCACCCGCGAAAGCAAACCTCAAGAAGACGGTGATCGTAGGGAAATACTCTCTCCCGAAATGGGAAATCAACGGCTTGGTGGAGTACGTCTCAGGAGGGCCGCAGCCGGGCGGCTTCTTTTTCGCCATTCCTCGCGGGGTTCACGCGGCGAGACTAGGCAACGAGGCGTCCATCTCTCAGAATGTGACGGTCAATGTGGGCTCAATCTACTCGCTCACCTTTGGAGCCACAAGGACTTGCGCCCAAGACGAGGTGTTGATGGTCTCAGTTCCCGGTCAGTCGGCAGAGCTTTCGATTCAGACCATTTATGATAGTCAAGGGGGTGACACTTACGCTTGGGCTTTCAAGGCAACATCTAAGGTTGTTAAGGTGACCTTCCACAACCCTGGGGTTCAGGAGGATCCCAGCTGTGGACCACTCTTGGATGCCATTGCAATCAAGGAGCTGCCGCCCCTCATGTATACTAAAG GTAGCCTCGTGAAAAACGGTGGCTTCGAAATTGGCCCGCATGTGTTCAAGAACTTCTCAACAGGAATCCTCCTCCCTCCCAAGCAACTCGaccaaatttcaccactccccGGGTGGATCATCGAGTCCCTGAAACCGGTGAAGTTCATCGACAAGAAGCACTTCTTCGTTCCCTCGGGGCTGGCCGCAGTCGAATTGGTCGCCGGCCGAGAAAGCGCCATCGCCCAAATCATCAGAACATTCCCTGACAAGTTCTACAACCTCACATTCACCATCGGAGACGCAAAGAACGCCTGCCATGGCTCCATGATGGTCGAAGCCTTTGCTGCCAAGCAAACTTTGAAAGTTCCTTACGTGTCTCGAGGAAAAGGAGGGTTCGTGTCTGCAAGTTTCAAGTTCCAAGCAATCTCGGCTAGGACGAGGATAACGTTTTTCAGTGCCTACTATCACACCAGGCTTCACGACTATGGCCATATGTGCGGTCCAGTCTTGGATAATGTTAGGGTATTTCCTGTCTATtaa